A single genomic interval of Odontesthes bonariensis isolate fOdoBon6 chromosome 3, fOdoBon6.hap1, whole genome shotgun sequence harbors:
- the tp53inp2a gene encoding tumor protein p53-inducible nuclear protein 2, whose product MFRAITHLLFGGKEEAPEDAKPGQVVEEGWLVVTHQAAASAENQDAQLADTQQSISPLHGDATANMESDSVEDAEPAAPSSSTATTRALTGSFSQPEALTELTQLTCTQKAKALADRHHVSRNAIQRQNRVCQGVQRHSFHLQQPGHRSLGH is encoded by the exons atGTTCAGAGCGATCACTCATCTTCTTTTTGGGGGAAAGGAGGAGGCACCAGAAGACGCCAAGCCTGGACAAGTGGTAGAGGAAGGATGGCTTGTTGTCACTCACCAAG CGGCGGCTTCAGCTGAAAACCAGGACGCTCAGCTGGCTGATACGCAACAATCCATCTCACCTCTTCATGGAGACGCAACTGCAAACATGGAAAGTGACAG CGTGGAAGATGCAGAGCCCGCCGCTCCTAGCAGCAGCACCGCCACCACTCGAGCCTTGACAGGCTCTTTCTCCCAGCCGGAAGCTCTTACAGAGCTGACACAGTTAACCTGCACCCAGAAGGCGAAGGCCTTGGCGGACCGGCATCATGTGTCCCGCAACGCCATCCAGCGCCAAAACCGTGTGTGCCAGGGAGTCCAGCGGCACTCCTTCCACCTCCAACAGCCAGGACATCGCAGCCTCGGccactga